In Posidoniimonas polymericola, the genomic window CCTCAATCCGCTTATCAGCAGCGAGGCCAATTGCAGGGGATAGGGCAAGCACCACAGCAAAAGACAATTGTCTGGCCATGACTCCTCTTACGTTGGGTGGACTACGGGCAGGCGTTTCCGTCAGGTTTGACGTCGCGCCGGGGAAGGGATGACTCCTTGCCTGGCCCCGCTGAGCTTCTCGTGCCAGCGTCTTTGCGAGGCAGCACAGCTCGGGCGTTCGCTAGACGTCCAGCAGTTCCGGGACTCGGTAGCCTGGATCTTTGGGGTCCCGTAGGAGAGCGTTGGCCGCTTCAGACGAATCCCCCACGAACCGCCCGGACGCGGCATCGAACTCGAGCCATTCAGCGACGCCCTGGTCCTCACCCATCGCTTACAAACGTCGACCCACAGGGCGGTCAGTCCTCGGGCCTACAACCGCTGATTCATATCGAGTAGGCTCTAGCGATCGATGTCCAGATCGCCAAGCTCAGCCGGAAGCCGATTCTCGATCACGTGAATAGCAAGCATCGCGTAGGCCAAGGTGTCGGCGCGTGTGATATTCTCGTAGTGGGCCGCCTCTGGATCTGCCTTTGGAAGTGGGTTTCCCTCGGTCCAGAAAAAGTCAATTCCATGATCGGCAATGTCTTTGGCTCGCTCGAGGTACTTGGAATCGCCCGTTTCCCGGTAGGCGAGCAGTTCCAAGTTTGTGACGATGCCGAGTTCTAGGGGCCACGGGCGTTCCGAACGATCTGGCGCCTCGTTGAAGTACTTGTCGGCCGCGTGGATGGCCAACTCGCGGTAGGCCTTCCCCTCTCTGCTGTCGCCCAGCTGGGCTGCTCGACTAAAGCACAAAGTTCCTAGCATGCCGGTTGTCTTGCGACCGTACTTCATGCTCCACAGGTATGAGTACCCGCCGTTTTCTTTGTGGCTGTACAGCTCGCGGTTGCCGTCGGTTGTTACGTACATGACAAAACCCTTATCGCTGACGTCGTGCGGCAGACCCAAAAGTCCCTTGTCGAGTGCAGCCGCCAGACGCAAGAGCTTGTCTCGGTCGGGGCCTTCCGGAAGCAGATTGGCGGCGTGGGTCGCGTCGATTGCCAGCGAAAGACTGGCAGAGGTGTCGGCGTACTCACGCTGAGAGTCGAAGGCGACCAGCGAGTCGCCTGTCTTCCTGCTTTTCTCGAGGTAGCGGTCCGCCAGGATATTGATGTAATTGAGGAATCGCTCGTCTCGTGTGCGTTGGTGCGCGCGGGCCCAGTCGTGCAGAAAGTACCCCCCCTCTTTGGGGAAGTCAAAGTTGAGGCCCGGTTCGTGGTGATCGTAATAGGCGTGACGACTGAAGTTGCCGGTCGAGTGGTCGCCGATCTGGTGTTCCCAAAGGGCATGGGCGTATCCGACCATCGCCTTCTCATTGAATTCGTAGAACTTGTCACTCAGGACCGTCGGGCGCTTCGGCTCGTGGATGTAAATGATTTCGTGCCCTTTGCTCGGATCGCTACGACAGTTCGTTCCCGGAGAATCAGATTTCAGATCCCAGCAGAGGTGCTCACCCCACGCGAACAGACCAGTCGTGGGCGATGGGGTTACCTCCAGGAAAACCCGGAGGGCCTTGTCGGCGTTTTCTCGGTACCTCGGCTCTCCGGTCACCTCACTCAGGGCGTAAAGGAGGCGGTAGAGGTTGAAGTCGAGGTTGACGTTTGCGCCGTGCGGCGATACCCGGTCAGAGTTCCGAATGCCGTGCGGCTCTCGGGGCATGCTGCTGAAAGGCGCTAGCCTGCTGCGGTCTATCATCGAGAGCATCAGGCTCGACTGCTGATCGCCGTACGTGTCCTGCGCGTGCAGAAGCATCGCGTCGGCGTACCCCTTTGCGTGCTGATAGAACCGATCGTCGTCGTCCGCGCGTGATTGGTCTGCCAGACAGCCGGACACAGCGGCCGCGAGTATGCACGGCATGCAAAGTGAGTTAACGCTCCAATCGCCGCGACCTAAAATTGCCATGCGATCAATCCCTTTTCCTTCGGACTGCTATAAGTTCTGCGGACTGCGCCCAGGGCAGGCTGCGGAAGTCTACGCGGGGGAAGACTCTAAGTTGATGTCGATCTCGTTGCGCTCGCTTTTCACCTCGAACTCGAGCCCCGAGCTGCTCGGCGACGTGTAATTCGGCGGGATCGAGTTCTGCGGGGGAGCTTCCCGGATCTCTTCGGACTGCCATACTTTTACGCGGGGAGTGACGCCAACGCGGTAGCGTCCCGGCGGGGCGCCATCCTGATCACCGAAAGTGCTCAGTCGAAATTGCCCCTCAGGCCCGATCTTGCCTCGGGCGCTGTACATCTTCCCCGTCTTCGGAGCGGGCGAGAGCGGCTCGAAGACCAAGCTCCCGCCGGCGAGTGGCTTGCCTTCGAACGTGACCACGCCGGATACTGGGTAAGTCTTCTCACCACCGCCCGAGCATCCCGCGTGTGCCGCAGCACTAGCGGCCACTGCTAACACGGTGAACCATCTCCTTGAGGGATTCATCTACCGCGAACTCCATTCTCTTGGATCGTTTGTGTTTGTAGTAACGGCGTTCCTGCTAGAGCGTCACGCCACCGATGGCGCCGTCTTCGCTGACTGCCTCCTCGCCTGCGATCGTCGCAAGGGCGTGCAGCACTGAGAGCGGCGTGTTGTAGGTAAGGGGCTCCACGTGCCCGTCGAGGTACACGAACAAACAGATCTGGCCGGCGTGGTCGCTACCGAACTTAGAGATTTCTTCGTCGTCGGCGCTCGCCGGGAAACCGCTGTAGGCGTTGCGTAGGATCGCCCAAGGGTGATTCCCTGCGAAAAACGCCGTGTCTCCCTTGTTGAAGTCGATCGATCCAGGCACGTTGTCAAATGGGCTGATGAGTTCGCTCGGAATGTGCTTCTCTCCAACAGCAAAAGTCTTCGACAAGCCATCGACGACCGTTCGTAGCTTAAGCTTGCTATCCGAAAGGATGGGGCCCGACTTTTGTCCGGTCCAGTAGCTGTACTGACCGTAGGTGACGTCACCGACCCTGACGCCGCTCTCCATGCGGCTAGCGGCGCCCACATTGCCCGCGTAGTCACCGCCCGCCGCCAGACTGCGGTACGCCTGCGGCACTGGCGGGTTGCCGGCCGAATCGAAGTCGCGGTCCGCTGACGGCGCGCGTCGGCTTGGACAATAGAACGCCGCCACGGGCGTACGCATGGCAGCCGCGTTAAGCGGGTCCGGCACCTTCACCCCCGGCTTGAAGCTGTCGAACTGGGCCTGCTGCTCCATGTAGGGCAGGAGCGTAAATGCCCATGAGTAGCTATACTCGCCGCCTGCGTCACCATCGGAGTTGCCAACCCCCCGCTTAGGAGCGGCCCGTCCCGTAGGTAGGAGCGATGAGTTGGTGTCGGCATGCAGTTGTACTGCCAAGCCAATCTGCTTTAGTCCGTTGGTGCACTGTGTCCGCCTGGCCGCCTCGCGAGCGGACTGGACGGCGGGCAGGAGCAAGGCAACCAAGACGCCAATGATCGCGATGACAACCAGCAGTTCGACTAGCGTGAATGCGTTATGCCGACGATTCCTTAGCTTCATCGTTTCCATCCCTTTTGCGTTTGCGAGATAAGGTTCTAGGGCCCCGAGAGGCCATGAGCAATTGCTCCGAATCATGTGAGTCGAAGGCCGGGCTCTTAACGAGCCTGAATTCGAGTATTGAGAGCCAATGCGGACACGGCGACTATGAACGCGACGAGTGCGCTCGGCTCTGGCGCGATGGTCGTCCCCACCACGCCTGTCCTTGTTGCGCCGTAGGCGGACCTCCAGAGTTCGTATTGGGCAGTTCCTATCATCCCGCCGGCGGTGTCGTTAGGGCCCAGCGAGCCCGACTCGGCGTCGAGTAGGTCACGCCAAACAACGTAGTCGGCTGCGTTGACGGCTCCGTCGTAGTTGAAGTCGCCTGGCAGCAATGGAAGAGCCTGCAGGTGCATGACGCCATCGACAATCATTCCTTCGGCGTAGACTGCATCCTTGAACCCGCCCGACATCCCTAGGCGGTAACGGAACCAGCCTTGGGCGTCATCGGTCAGCGTAACTCGGGCCAGGGAAAGGTCGCCCACTAGATTTGACGGCTCCTCTGTAACCCATGTCGCATTAAGATTCTCGTTATCGAACGTGAAAGCGGACGCCCCACCGACATCGATGGCGCCACCGACCGGAACCGGGAGGTTGCCCCTATAACTCGGCGGCTTAGAATCGAATCCGCCAGTAAGGTAGCTGTCGAACTGCAGCGATGGCCGCGCACCGAATTCTGCAGGGTCCGGCGGAACCTCTGATCCGTCGGCGTCCTGGTAGATAGCGCCAACGCCTAGCTCAACGCGGAGCTCTGAACTGAGCCACTCCGCTCCTGCGGTGTCGAGCCGCCAAACGTTTGATACATGACCAGGGAGCGCCGCCCCAGGGTCTTCCGCTACGAATGTTGAAGTCAACTCCGTAGTCGGCGGCAGCGCCTCTCGGCGAATGAGTTCGATCTCGGCCGGGCCCAAGATCTCATTGGTGTAGAACCGAAAGTCATCCATGAGACCGTCGACAATGCGGTTCTGACCGTGCAGCGAGTCTGCGTTCCCAATGCCCATAGTAGTAGCGCCGAAGTCGAACTCAAAGCTGCCGCTGGCGATGTTCGATGAGTTTGTGCCTGCACTCACAACCGTGGTCGCAGTGTCTGCCACGTACCACTTCGCACGCTCCACGTTCGTGCCGGGCGTACCGTCGAAGGTCACCGCAAAGAAGACCCACTCGTCTGGTGATTGGTAACTCGAAGGCGAGAAGAAACTGGATCCGGTAGCTGATCCAATACGGAGTTGCAGGTCGCCAACCGTAGCGCCGTTGCCACCGTAGCCTTGGAGGGTGATGCGGTTGACGCTGTCCTTCTCAAAACGCATCAGATTCTGGTAGGCCTGATCGGCGCCCAGAGCGAGGGCGTCACTGTCGCGGTTAAGCCACCCGGTGATCGTGAACTGACTGAATGTTCCGAGATCATAACTAGCCTGGGTCACCGGCCCCACCGAGCCAAAGTTGCCCCTGGCGTCGAAGGCTCGATCACCCAC contains:
- a CDS encoding LamG-like jellyroll fold domain-containing protein — protein: MAFLPITAFAELAVNLKFDETGFTAGNSGTLADATMLNSNGFPSDLHTASALGVSGLVGDRAFDARGNFGSVGPVTQASYDLGTFSQFTITGWLNRDSDALALGADQAYQNLMRFEKDSVNRITLQGYGGNGATVGDLQLRIGSATGSSFFSPSSYQSPDEWVFFAVTFDGTPGTNVERAKWYVADTATTVVSAGTNSSNIASGSFEFDFGATTMGIGNADSLHGQNRIVDGLMDDFRFYTNEILGPAEIELIRREALPPTTELTSTFVAEDPGAALPGHVSNVWRLDTAGAEWLSSELRVELGVGAIYQDADGSEVPPDPAEFGARPSLQFDSYLTGGFDSKPPSYRGNLPVPVGGAIDVGGASAFTFDNENLNATWVTEEPSNLVGDLSLARVTLTDDAQGWFRYRLGMSGGFKDAVYAEGMIVDGVMHLQALPLLPGDFNYDGAVNAADYVVWRDLLDAESGSLGPNDTAGGMIGTAQYELWRSAYGATRTGVVGTTIAPEPSALVAFIVAVSALALNTRIQAR
- a CDS encoding DUF1559 family PulG-like putative transporter — protein: METMKLRNRRHNAFTLVELLVVIAIIGVLVALLLPAVQSAREAARRTQCTNGLKQIGLAVQLHADTNSSLLPTGRAAPKRGVGNSDGDAGGEYSYSWAFTLLPYMEQQAQFDSFKPGVKVPDPLNAAAMRTPVAAFYCPSRRAPSADRDFDSAGNPPVPQAYRSLAAGGDYAGNVGAASRMESGVRVGDVTYGQYSYWTGQKSGPILSDSKLKLRTVVDGLSKTFAVGEKHIPSELISPFDNVPGSIDFNKGDTAFFAGNHPWAILRNAYSGFPASADDEEISKFGSDHAGQICLFVYLDGHVEPLTYNTPLSVLHALATIAGEEAVSEDGAIGGVTL